One part of the Apus apus isolate bApuApu2 chromosome 11, bApuApu2.pri.cur, whole genome shotgun sequence genome encodes these proteins:
- the LOC127389201 gene encoding partitioning defective 6 homolog alpha-like — MAKHHRTPARSAEPVIEVKSKFDAEFRRFAMKRSNAGSFQDFYCLLQTVHQIPRVDLLLGYTDIHGDLLPINNDDNYHKALSSATPLLRVIIQKKAESDASVFASNSLQRKKKGLLRPAHYRAKPHLLIGLPQDFRQISSIIDVDILPETHRRVRLHKHGSDKPLGFYIRDGVSVRVAPQGVEKVPGIFISRLVKGGLAESTGLLAVSDEILEVNGIDVAGKSLDQVTDMMVANSHNLIITVKPANQRNNVIRSSKASGSSGVSTDSTPSQQTPSPASQYLSNYSTAESDEEGDLVIESDGAPHYLPRGCPNGGPTNGPLRRSLSPRSSRGSLQSLGSHDSSPGRGSGREEGTILTL; from the exons ATGGCCAAGCATCACCGCACACCGGCGCGTTCCGCCGAGCCCGTCATCGAGGTCAAGAGCAAG TTCGACGCCGAATTTCGCCGCTTTGCCATGAAACGCTCCAACGCTGGCAGCTTCCAGGACTTCTACTGCCTGCTGCAGACAGTGCACCAGATCCCACGGGTGGACCTGCTCCTGGGCTATACCGACATTCATGGTGACCTCCTGCCCATCAACAATGATGACAACTACCACAAAGCCCTGTCCTCTGCCACCCCCCTCCTCAGGGTCATCATCCAGAAGAAGG CAGAGTCCGACGCCAGCGTCTTTGCCTCCAACTCCTTGCAGCGGAAGAAGAAGGGGCTGCTGCGCCCCGCGCACTACCGGGCCAAGCCGCACCTCCTCATCGGCCTGCCCCAGGACTTCCGCCAGATCTCCTCCATCATCGACGTGGACATCCTGCCCGAGACCCACCGCCGCGTGCGGCTGCACAAGCACGGCTCCGACAAGCCACTGGGCTTCTACATCCGCGACGGCGTCAGCGTGCGCGTGGCCCCGCAGGGCGTCGAGAAGGTGCCCGGCATCTTCATCTCCCGCCTGGTGAAGGGCGGCTTGGCTGAGAGCACGGGGCTGCTGGCGGTGAGCGACGAAATCCTGGAGGTCAACGGCATCGACGTGGCCGGCAAGTCCCTGGACCAGGTGACGGACATGATGGTGGCCAACAGCCACAACCTCATCATCACTGTCAAGCCGGCCAACCAGCGCAACAACGTCATCCGCAGCAGCAAGGCCTCGGGCAGCTCAGGCGTGTCCACAGACAGCACCCCCAGCCAGCAGACCCCCAGCCCGGCCTCGCAGTACCTGAGCAACTACAGCACGGCCGAGAGCGACGAGGAGGGCGACCTGGTCATCGAGAGTGACGGCGCACCCCACTAcctccccaggggctgccccaACGGGGGCCCCACCAACGGACCCCTCCGGCGCAGCCTGTCCCCTCGCAGCTCGCGGGGCTCCCTGCAGTCCCTTGGCAGCCACGACAGCAGCCCCGGCCGGGGCAGCGGGCGGGAGGAAGGCACCATCCTCACCTTATAG